Proteins encoded by one window of Desulfuromonadales bacterium:
- a CDS encoding outer membrane beta-barrel protein, producing MKAFICGIVIALLSVVPATSHAQSWTGNVNVFLGAKNLDSDDWAPADDHGEVGLLVDFKRDTWPVSVAIDLLDSYGDDSAFDPFTGAFFDFEAETTELNVGVRKIWDQSAYIRPYVGGGLAIIKAEAKASTFGATFSDDDRSLGFWLNGGVYWTLSRAFNVGFDLRYSKAEVTIAGVDADAGGTHVGLLLGYHW from the coding sequence ATGAAAGCATTCATCTGCGGCATTGTAATCGCCCTTCTCAGTGTCGTCCCGGCAACTTCCCACGCCCAGAGCTGGACAGGGAACGTCAATGTTTTTCTCGGCGCCAAAAATCTCGATTCCGACGACTGGGCTCCGGCCGATGATCACGGCGAAGTCGGCCTGCTCGTCGACTTCAAAAGGGATACGTGGCCCGTCAGCGTTGCCATCGATTTGCTTGATTCCTATGGGGACGATTCTGCGTTTGATCCTTTCACCGGCGCTTTCTTCGATTTTGAAGCGGAGACCACCGAATTGAACGTCGGCGTCCGGAAAATCTGGGATCAGTCCGCCTATATCCGTCCTTATGTCGGCGGCGGGCTCGCCATCATCAAAGCCGAAGCCAAGGCCTCCACCTTTGGGGCGACCTTCTCCGATGACGACCGTTCGCTGGGGTTCTGGCTGAACGGCGGGGTTTACTGGACGCTCAGCAGGGCATTCAACGTCGGTTTCGATCTTCGCTACTCGAAAGCCGAGGTCACCATAGCCGGTGTCGATGCGGATGCCGGCGGTACCCATGTCGGGCTCCTTCTGGGGTATCACTGGTAG
- a CDS encoding class II aldolase/adducin family protein: protein MSQQEGVIKFALEFRAAPPLPYAALREINAWRRVLYLLRLTGQDPARYGGLGYGNISQRLEPFDAPPERRRFVVSGTQTGGLAELNAGHYTTVLESWPEENRLVAEGPIRPSSESLTHGALYALDASLRFIMHAHSPEIWRHAAALGIPLTDPAAAYGTPEMAAETRRLLRDEAVRAGGIFAMGGHEDGLVAFGRTAEAAGTVLLCALARALALS, encoded by the coding sequence TTGAGTCAGCAAGAAGGCGTCATCAAGTTTGCACTGGAGTTCCGCGCGGCGCCGCCGCTGCCGTACGCGGCGCTGCGGGAGATCAACGCCTGGCGCCGGGTTCTCTACCTGCTGCGCCTCACCGGGCAGGACCCGGCCCGCTACGGGGGGCTCGGCTACGGCAACATCAGTCAGCGCCTCGAGCCGTTCGATGCGCCGCCCGAGCGGCGCCGCTTCGTCGTCAGCGGCACCCAGACCGGCGGGCTGGCTGAGCTGAACGCCGGGCATTACACCACGGTGCTCGAGTCCTGGCCGGAGGAAAACCGTCTGGTCGCCGAAGGGCCGATCCGGCCCTCCTCCGAATCGCTGACCCATGGTGCCCTCTACGCCCTGGACGCCAGCCTGCGCTTCATCATGCATGCCCACTCGCCGGAGATCTGGCGCCACGCCGCCGCCCTCGGCATCCCGCTCACCGATCCTGCCGCCGCCTACGGCACGCCGGAGATGGCGGCCGAAACCCGGCGCCTGCTGCGCGACGAGGCGGTGCGGGCCGGCGGCATCTTCGCCATGGGCGGGCACGAAGACGGACTGGTCGCCTTCGGCCGCACGGCCGAAGCGGCGGGGACGGTGCTGCTGTGCGCTCTGGCACGGGCGCTGGCGCTGTCATAA